A window from Bacteroidales bacterium encodes these proteins:
- a CDS encoding 6-phosphofructokinase: protein MTASAKKKGSIAILTGGGDVPGLNPAIRAITIRALREGYQVIGLRRGWAGIMELVRDKKADNSEKYMVLTEEIVNKAGRTGGTFLHTSRTRPSHVPKAMVPPHYQARYNNEMNDLTEEVIKNLEYLNVEYLIPIGGDDTLSYGVRLYSEGVKVVAIPKTMDNDVPGTDYCIGFSTCVTRTIQMCNTLRTSAGSHERILVIEVFGRYAGFTAMLPTMAGAANRCVIPEHRFDPDLLTKLLIEDREKNPSHYSVVLVSEGAKMNGINETSHLSVSSQDVYGHSLSGGIGELVSEKIRELSPSHCGGKKVNTIYQQLGYLVRGGDPDAIDSIVPMAYGNLALDLILKGIHGRLVVLRNGRYDNAPIDVVTSTNKVIDIKRYYNVERYRPHYKSFEFQPLFIMA, encoded by the coding sequence ATGACTGCTTCAGCTAAAAAGAAAGGTTCGATAGCCATTCTTACAGGTGGCGGAGATGTTCCGGGCCTTAACCCGGCCATACGTGCAATTACAATAAGAGCATTGAGGGAAGGGTACCAGGTGATCGGCCTGCGCAGAGGATGGGCCGGAATCATGGAGCTCGTTCGGGACAAGAAGGCAGATAACAGCGAAAAATACATGGTGCTTACTGAAGAAATAGTGAATAAGGCCGGGAGAACGGGCGGTACTTTTCTTCATACATCGCGTACCCGTCCCAGCCATGTACCCAAAGCCATGGTTCCCCCACACTACCAGGCCAGGTACAACAACGAGATGAATGATCTCACAGAAGAGGTAATTAAAAACCTTGAATATCTCAATGTGGAGTACCTTATTCCCATTGGCGGTGATGATACGCTCAGTTATGGTGTCAGATTGTATTCCGAAGGAGTTAAGGTAGTTGCTATCCCGAAAACAATGGATAATGATGTTCCGGGAACCGATTATTGCATCGGTTTCAGCACGTGTGTCACACGCACCATCCAGATGTGTAACACGCTTCGTACATCAGCGGGTTCACATGAAAGGATACTGGTTATTGAAGTATTTGGCCGGTATGCGGGTTTTACGGCTATGCTGCCTACAATGGCAGGAGCTGCAAACCGTTGCGTGATCCCTGAACACCGGTTCGATCCTGATTTATTGACGAAGCTTTTAATTGAGGACCGTGAAAAAAACCCAAGCCATTATTCGGTTGTACTGGTATCTGAAGGAGCCAAAATGAACGGGATCAATGAGACTTCACATTTGTCTGTTTCTTCCCAGGATGTATACGGACACAGCCTGAGCGGTGGAATCGGAGAACTTGTGTCAGAAAAAATAAGGGAACTTTCACCTTCTCATTGCGGTGGAAAGAAGGTGAATACAATTTATCAGCAACTGGGGTACCTTGTCAGAGGCGGAGATCCGGATGCCATTGATTCTATCGTTCCTATGGCATATGGAAACCTTGCACTCGACCTTATTTTAAAGGGTATTCACGGACGGCTTGTTGTTTTACGGAACGGCCGCTATGATAATGCGCCTATTGATGTGGTTACAAGCACAAACAAAGTGATTGACATTAAAAGGTATTATAATGTGGAACGATACCGCCCGCATTATAAAAGCTTTGAATTCCAGCCTTTATTTATAATGGCCTGA
- a CDS encoding SPOR domain-containing protein, with protein sequence MKNLAYVLILTVLFCSGCKYFRKSSPKPVQIVSSDSDSIAQTYDSTANYAPGSTQAATPVEQSIQTSSAVTGRYYMIVGCFKVSANADNYAQKLKGMGYEAEILPGPGEFRMVSARSYDNYRESVAAIDKFRTDLQPEAWVYRQK encoded by the coding sequence ATGAAAAACCTGGCTTACGTTCTGATTTTAACAGTGCTGTTTTGCAGCGGATGCAAATATTTCAGGAAGTCGTCTCCCAAACCCGTTCAAATTGTTTCTTCGGATTCCGATTCAATAGCCCAAACTTACGATTCAACAGCTAATTATGCGCCGGGAAGCACCCAGGCAGCAACTCCTGTTGAGCAATCCATTCAGACGTCTTCTGCCGTTACAGGCAGGTATTATATGATAGTGGGCTGTTTTAAAGTGAGTGCCAATGCTGATAACTATGCCCAGAAACTTAAAGGAATGGGTTATGAAGCTGAGATTCTTCCCGGTCCCGGTGAATTCCGTATGGTATCGGCAAGATCATATGATAATTATCGTGAAAGTGTTGCTGCCATTGATAAATTCCGTACAGACCTTCAGCCTGAGGCTTGGGTTTACAGGCAAAAATAA
- a CDS encoding adenylosuccinate synthase produces MKADVLLGLQWGDEGKGKIVDVLTPKYDVITRFQGGPNAGHTLEFNQIKHVLHTIPSGIFHENQVNIIGNGVVMDPVIFKKETDAIYKLGVNLVPKLLISKKAHLILPSHRILDAASEAAKGLTKIGSTLKGIGPTYMDKTGRNGLRVGDILSDDFRKKYNALKQKHIDLLRLYNYTYNIEEQEDAWFEGIEEIRKYRIINSEYEINHLLASGKKVLAEGAQGTMLDIDFGSYPFVTSSNTISAGACTGLGIAPNRIGDVFGVFKAYCTRVGSGPFPTELNDETGNLIREKGHEYGATTGRPRRCGWLDLVALKYSIMINGVTELYMTKADVLSGFDVIKVCTGYKCKGHITEKLPDDLYDVDSAEYVEFKGWSQDLSQVENDRDIPENLQDYIKFIEKETGVPVTIISLGPDRKQIIFR; encoded by the coding sequence ATGAAAGCAGACGTTTTATTAGGCCTTCAGTGGGGCGACGAAGGCAAAGGAAAGATTGTGGATGTACTTACTCCTAAGTACGATGTTATAACCCGTTTCCAGGGTGGCCCTAACGCAGGGCATACTCTTGAATTCAACCAGATCAAACACGTTCTGCACACGATACCATCTGGTATTTTTCATGAAAACCAGGTTAATATAATTGGAAATGGTGTGGTGATGGATCCTGTCATTTTTAAGAAGGAAACGGATGCCATTTATAAACTGGGTGTGAACCTGGTTCCGAAACTGCTTATTTCAAAGAAAGCCCACCTGATCCTGCCTTCACACCGCATATTGGATGCCGCTTCAGAAGCAGCAAAAGGATTGACGAAAATCGGCAGCACGCTTAAGGGAATCGGTCCTACCTATATGGATAAAACAGGAAGGAACGGACTCCGTGTAGGTGATATTCTGAGTGATGATTTCCGGAAAAAATATAATGCACTGAAGCAGAAACACATTGATTTGCTCAGGCTGTATAATTATACATACAACATTGAAGAACAGGAGGATGCCTGGTTTGAAGGAATTGAGGAAATCCGTAAATACAGGATCATAAATTCCGAATATGAGATCAACCACCTGCTGGCATCAGGCAAGAAGGTGCTTGCAGAAGGTGCACAGGGAACCATGCTCGATATTGATTTCGGATCATACCCGTTTGTCACTTCATCCAATACAATAAGTGCAGGTGCCTGCACAGGACTTGGTATTGCCCCCAACCGCATTGGTGATGTTTTCGGAGTATTCAAAGCGTATTGCACACGCGTTGGCAGCGGTCCTTTCCCTACCGAATTAAATGACGAAACAGGAAATCTCATACGTGAGAAAGGGCATGAATATGGCGCAACTACAGGCAGGCCGCGCCGTTGTGGTTGGCTTGATCTCGTAGCTCTTAAATACTCCATAATGATCAATGGCGTAACCGAGCTTTATATGACTAAGGCCGATGTTCTTTCCGGCTTTGATGTGATAAAGGTATGCACGGGTTATAAATGCAAAGGACATATCACCGAGAAACTGCCGGACGATCTTTATGATGTTGATTCAGCAGAATATGTTGAATTCAAAGGCTGGAGCCAGGATTTATCACAGGTTGAGAATGACAGGGACATTCCGGAAAACCTTCAGGATTACATTAAGTTTATTGAAAAAGAAACCGGTGTTCCGGTAACCATTATTTCACTGGGACCGGACAGGAAACAGATTATATTCAGGTAG
- a CDS encoding MFS transporter, which translates to MYLRDKTWFRWSMLLLVSLLMASNYYFYDALTPIKHLLTEKLGFSSTDYGLVQGFYAFPNTFLLMAILGGIILDRIGIRITGTVFAIFMLIGAWLTLYGASNYYNNGGPGYALMSSFLTSVSPSVKMMALGMLFFGLGAETSIVVFNKIIVKWFKGREIALAFAVNLSIARFGTALAIKLGPRFKEIDWLMPIWFGVLLLSITFLTFLIYLFNDYRLDKQIKDANPKMDPTEEFKISDVTGILKIRSFIFITLLCITFYAAFFPFLKYAPDFFLNKYGVSERTSGDITFWLPMGTVLFTPIFGALVDKKGRAASLMILGSLILIGAHLTFAFTHTNPYFLCALLGIAFSLVPAAMWPSVARIVEEKKLGTAYGIMFSTQNLGLFAIPILAGYVLDVTNKGNTGPLNYTYAMILFSSLGFIALFFAFMLKKDDKTSGYGLELPVKK; encoded by the coding sequence ATGTATTTACGCGACAAAACATGGTTTCGCTGGAGCATGCTGCTTCTGGTGAGTTTATTAATGGCTTCCAATTACTATTTCTATGATGCGCTGACTCCCATAAAACACCTTCTTACAGAAAAGCTTGGTTTTAGTTCAACTGATTACGGACTTGTTCAGGGCTTTTATGCCTTTCCGAACACATTCCTGCTAATGGCTATACTGGGTGGAATAATCCTTGACCGTATCGGAATAAGAATTACAGGAACCGTATTCGCTATTTTTATGCTTATTGGCGCGTGGCTTACACTGTATGGAGCTTCAAATTATTACAATAACGGCGGTCCCGGTTATGCACTCATGTCATCTTTTCTTACTTCAGTTTCACCTTCCGTTAAGATGATGGCTCTCGGAATGCTGTTCTTCGGACTTGGCGCAGAAACCAGCATAGTTGTATTCAATAAAATTATTGTGAAGTGGTTTAAAGGCCGTGAAATAGCCCTGGCTTTTGCTGTAAACCTTAGCATTGCCCGTTTTGGCACAGCGTTGGCCATTAAGCTCGGACCCCGTTTTAAAGAAATCGACTGGCTGATGCCCATTTGGTTTGGTGTTTTGCTGTTGTCTATTACCTTCCTGACTTTCCTGATATACCTGTTTAATGACTACAGGCTCGACAAACAAATAAAGGATGCCAATCCGAAAATGGATCCGACTGAAGAATTTAAAATATCTGATGTTACCGGTATTTTGAAAATCAGGTCATTCATATTTATAACACTGCTTTGCATTACTTTTTACGCTGCCTTTTTCCCTTTCCTTAAATATGCACCGGATTTCTTCCTTAATAAATACGGAGTTTCTGAGAGGACAAGCGGCGATATTACATTCTGGCTACCGATGGGAACCGTACTGTTCACACCCATCTTTGGTGCATTGGTTGATAAGAAAGGAAGGGCTGCAAGCCTGATGATCCTCGGATCGCTGATCCTTATCGGGGCACATCTTACATTTGCCTTCACTCACACAAATCCTTATTTCCTGTGTGCATTGCTGGGTATAGCCTTCTCACTGGTTCCCGCTGCCATGTGGCCAAGTGTTGCCCGGATTGTCGAGGAAAAGAAGCTTGGAACTGCCTATGGAATTATGTTCAGTACACAAAATCTGGGGTTGTTTGCTATTCCTATCCTGGCCGGTTATGTGCTTGATGTCACGAATAAGGGAAATACGGGCCCGCTCAACTATACGTATGCTATGATCCTTTTCTCAAGCCTTGGATTTATAGCCCTGTTCTTTGCCTTCATGTTGAAGAAAGACGACAAGACTTCGGGATACGGGTTGGAATTGCCGGTGAAGAAATAA
- a CDS encoding 6-phosphofructokinase, with amino-acid sequence MKESVAILCAGGPAPGINTVIGSVAKVFLNAGYDVLGIHEGYKTLFTDSPNFEHLDFAFADSIYSRGGSALKMSRYKPKDDEFKTDFFTKNNVKLLVTIGGDDTASTANRISKFLANNKVKMSNIHVPKTIDNDLPLPEGTPTFGYHTAKEEGVRIGTTLYEDARTSGNWFVVSAMGREAGHLAFGIGTACHYPMIVIPEMFNKTKITFDAITKMIISSMIKRKILGIEYGVAIVSEGVFHFMSDEEIEGTGINFTYDDHGHPELGNVSKAHIFNMLVQRKLKKLNISVKSRPNEIGYELRCVRPIAFDLSYATILGTGVMKLFQDGVSGCMVTQTPAGDILPLYMKDVEDENGKVKPRLVNMNSEKVKLVFENNLHYITQNDYKAAKKYLPDPEEYNFKKILNW; translated from the coding sequence ATGAAAGAATCAGTTGCTATTTTATGTGCAGGTGGTCCGGCACCCGGAATCAACACGGTAATCGGATCAGTTGCAAAAGTGTTTCTCAATGCAGGTTATGATGTACTGGGAATTCATGAGGGATATAAAACCCTGTTCACCGATTCTCCGAATTTTGAGCATCTCGATTTCGCCTTTGCCGACAGTATATACAGTCGCGGGGGTTCAGCACTGAAGATGAGCCGCTATAAACCCAAAGATGACGAGTTTAAAACCGATTTCTTTACAAAGAATAATGTGAAATTGCTTGTGACCATCGGTGGTGATGATACTGCTTCAACAGCCAACCGGATAAGCAAGTTCCTGGCAAACAATAAGGTTAAGATGTCGAACATCCACGTTCCGAAGACAATCGACAATGACCTTCCGCTTCCTGAAGGCACCCCTACTTTCGGATATCATACAGCAAAAGAAGAAGGTGTAAGAATTGGTACCACTTTATATGAAGATGCCCGCACAAGCGGCAACTGGTTTGTAGTTTCAGCTATGGGCCGTGAGGCAGGCCACCTTGCCTTCGGTATCGGCACTGCCTGTCATTACCCGATGATTGTGATTCCTGAAATGTTCAATAAAACCAAGATCACTTTCGATGCCATCACCAAGATGATCATTTCTTCGATGATCAAGAGAAAGATCCTGGGAATTGAATACGGTGTTGCAATTGTCAGCGAAGGTGTTTTTCATTTCATGAGCGACGAGGAAATTGAAGGCACAGGTATCAATTTCACCTATGATGACCATGGCCATCCTGAGCTGGGCAATGTAAGTAAGGCTCATATCTTCAATATGCTTGTTCAGCGGAAGCTTAAAAAACTGAACATTTCAGTGAAAAGCCGTCCGAACGAAATCGGCTATGAGCTGCGCTGTGTAAGGCCGATTGCATTCGACCTGAGTTATGCAACCATCCTGGGAACCGGTGTTATGAAGTTATTCCAGGACGGTGTTTCCGGCTGTATGGTAACCCAGACACCTGCAGGCGATATCCTTCCGCTTTACATGAAAGATGTAGAAGATGAGAATGGGAAAGTAAAACCGCGACTGGTTAACATGAATTCTGAAAAAGTAAAGCTTGTTTTTGAAAACAACCTGCATTACATCACTCAGAATGACTATAAGGCAGCGAAAAAATATCTGCCCGATCCCGAAGAATATAACTTCAAAAAGATTCTGAACTGGTAG